In Ammospiza nelsoni isolate bAmmNel1 chromosome 30, bAmmNel1.pri, whole genome shotgun sequence, the DNA window TTTGGAACCAATTAATTGAGTTTGAGCTTAAACTCTCTGAGCAAATTCAGGTTGGCTTAATTATTAGGACATTTTATTCTTTCACTTGGTTTTGTTCCTGGTAACGGAATAGGTAACAATTTTAATACAGGCTTGATCTGCCACAGAATCAATGCATATTTTTTGACTATTAAATTTCTATGCATTATCATGTGATATGAAGCAAAAGCTCTCCCTTCTGTGCAGCAGGTCAAAACAAAGGACAAGTgtattggaagctgttttaagTGCCTGCCAGATTTACATGCACAAGGCCAAATCAGATACCACAAGGCTGCCTTTGTCCTTTaacagaaaacagcacaggTACTACCAAGTCACCATGAACCAGAATCAGTAATCAGCATTATTTCTTTGTAATAATGCAAGGAAATAATGCTGattactgcagctgccacatGATGCTGAGTGCCATCTATGCACATCTAAGAGTGAAGCCTCTCTGAGAGCTTTTGTCTCGTTgttttgtaaggaaaaaaaggtgtaTCTACCATcttacaaaaggaaaacattgtATTGAGGGTACAAAATGAATTTAGTTTTATCATCAATCAGTAGCTCATAAATCCCTGAGATGATTTCCATCTTTACATCAGCTTTCCCACTTCTTACAGAGTTTTTCTCCCTGCTTGTCCTcttccagcacacagcagcaccatCTTGAGACAGGATCTAAGAATAACTATTGCCATGTGCCTGCTGCTTCCATCTGACTGTGCAGCTGACATTGTCATACCCAAGTTGTTTCAGAACCTTAGTTGGTATCAGCATCTTTTGTAAATGAGCTGCACCTCATGCTTCCCCCCCAGAACTCCTTCATATGTCCAATTTATGTCACAATTTCTCCATttccccttcctgccctgcttcATCTCCCACAGGAACTTGCAGCCATCTCAGGCTGGTGTGTCGTAAGAACCTAATGCCCTAATGTATATAAAAACCTTTCAATATCTTGAGTAACATGAATCACCTCAGCAGTAAATAAGTGAtcctttaaaaatcaaagctaCAAAGCCAAAGGACAATATCAATACTTTAGGAGCACGAAAGTGATGAGGTATTTAATTGTCTTCATAATCAAAGCATTGCCCTTAGCATGCTACCCAACACAGTAAACAGAAATGGTTCAGCTGCATTCCTAAAGACATTTTCACTTGAGGTTCTAGGAAATGCTCAGCACTCCTTTTGGGAAACCCAAAAATTACCAAGAAAGCAATTAGTTTCAATTTTTCAGACAGCAACTTAGTGTCAGGTTTACAATGCCAACTGCACAAAGACATTTATCTTCCTAAGGCACCCACTTCACACAATCAAATTAGCATAATTTACATTCCTCCTCAAATACCAACTCTATTTCTTATAAAGCCTGCACAAACCACTCTGAAATGACACAGATGACAtgtaaaaattcattttattgGTGTCATTGTTGAAGGTTTTGCTTGCACTGAACATGCTCAGCAGTAACACCACCTCAGCAGAATGCACCTGCTATGGgatcctgcagcaggaaccAGCAATCCCACAAGCAAGACAACACTCATGAGGTGTCACCACATGCAAGGTGGAATGAATGCTCTCCCTCATTCAGGGTCACCCTGTTCTGTTCACAAACATGAACTGGACTCCACAGCCACATGTGTGCAGCAGCTTAGTGCAAGTTCTGCTACCAAGAGAAAAGAGATTGGCATGTAGTGGCCACAGGGCTGTTACAGACAATAAAACAGTGCAGGTGCCTCTCATTTCCCATTTCTGAGTACAAAGGGATGGAccacaggctgggatgggcagaGACAGCAACAGCTCCTGAGGAAGAGATGATCCCAGTGAGAAATCTGGCATAGGTTGGAATCCATCTGCACAGCACCTGACTGGTACAGAAAGTGAAATGAGGTAGGACAGGAGGAACACTACAAAGGTACCAAAGGAAGACTCAGtgagcaggaaaacagcacTATCACCATCATCTGCAATAGGAAAGGAGAGGCAAAAAGAGCTTCCAACAAGTTACTGGGACAGGGGTTATCTTCATGTAGCTACAGCTTCAAATTCCATCAGTGCTGTCTCCACAGAAGTTGCCCTGTCTGTCTCTTCTGATTCCCCAAATGAGCTAGGAGAATTCCCACCTTCAAACACTGGTGCAataacaggaaaagcagaattccaTGGAGATACCACTGCCCATCAGTTACAATATTTCAAGTCTGTATTCAGAGACTCAAGATCCTTGACCAGGATGCCATATGAAATACCTAGAGAAAGAATGccattcttcctttcttctctttgtggCACCATTCCCAATCTCAGGCTTCTCAACTTCCCATCCTGGGCAGAACAATCTTCCAGTTTCTTCCAGTGCTTTTGAGGCAGAACAGCTAAATGTTCTCCCTGCTGGCAAGAGCTACACAGCTCTAACCCAGTGATACAGGAATGCAGATGCTGGATCATCACATTGAAGCTTGTGGAAATTCAACTTTGTAGCATGTACAACAGgataaaagccaaacaaaataCAAGGAAGAGGAGCTACAAAAGGCCATAAATCCCTAGAATTTCCTCTAAGACAGCAAAATGAAGGTAATACAAGCTTACAGAGCTGACTTGCTAATCCTAAGGGACCTGAGCAACTCTCCCATCTACTATTGTTCCAAAAAACTTCAGACTCAGGTAGGGATGAGGTGGTTTCAGGTCAACCTTACTTCTCCCTGCTTTCCAGCACTCTGAGCACTTTCCTGCTTATGCTGCTACAGACAAGGGAGCAACCCTAAAGAGATGGGTGGGATAAGGGGCTGCATCCaacagccagggacagggggagtAGGAAAAGTGCTCTTCCTTGCTCTCAGGAGGACAGGGGGAGTAGGAAAAGTGCTCTTCCTTGCTatcaggaggagaagggaagtaGGAAAAGTGCTCTTCCTTGCTatcaggaggagaagggaagtaGGAAAAGTGCTCTTCCTTGCTATCAGGAGAAGGGAAGTAGGAAAAGTGCTCTTCCTTGCTCTCAGGAGCCTCTAGGTTCGGACTTGGAACTTGCCAGCCTTGGTCATGTATTTTATCCCCTTGAAGGGCTTGTACTTCTCCCCATACATATCCAGGCGATTCACCTTCAGTCCTAGAGGCAAACAAACACAGCATCAGACAGACTGACAGCCACAAACAAAGCTGACAGGCCTTGGAGATAAGAGACAGAAGATCATACTGGTGGTGCAGAAAGCACAGGGAAAGTTTTAGCAAGCTGTGACAGAATGGAGAAAAACTGACAACTGCTAATTGTTAGAATAATTCTTCACAAACACACCCATACCCTTAATATTTTTAGAGGTCTGTAAGCACAAAATGCAAGGAAGTTGTTTCACAGACCACTACAAAGAACAAATCCATACATCTGTAGTCAAAGCAGACAacttttttccttgaagaatATGTTTCAGGTAAAATGTACTTCAGAAAAGTTTGAAAAGTTACTTCAGCTACATGCAGaatgagcagagcagagaacatTGCACTTCTTTACCTCAGTCACTTACCAGATATAGCCAGCTGCTGAATTTTAAACTGCAGGTTAATGGTGGGGTTTTCATCTGGTTTTGATGTCCCAGCTTGCAGGCTCACACTCCCCTTCAGACTTGGCAGCTTCTGGGGGTTGATTTTTCCAACATCCCATGACAGTAACTTTAAGGagcagaaaatgcagcagtgaAACTCAAATGCTGCACCTTGTAAAGAAGAATCCCCTTTAAATAACAGCTTTTAATGTTTCTCtatgaaaaatgtctttttcttagCATCTTGCCTTTCATATTGGCCAGACACAGGATTAAGGAGGGGATACCTCACTCcaaactttttttctccttctctttccatGAGGCTCCCCAAAAGTCTACTATAAATGCTATTACAACTAATTGTAGAGGGTAAGCCCATCAGATTAATgtttgcaagaagaaaaaaaaaagttcaaagaacaaaaccagaacaccccaaaccaaacccaaaccatcaACCAACCCTCAGTGTTTGCAAAAGACCAACATGCAGCACTGGGCATGACAAGATAAGTTTGTAAGGCATCCAGCAGATTGATGTCCCATTATACAAGACCAGGGCTTGGATTTTCTACACACACCAAGTGGCCAGAACTAAAATCCACTCAGACACCAAGGTATTTATTCTGGGGATTAAGAAAACCCAGAACAGGAAAAGTTCTCACCCCAACATACTGCCTCCAGCAAAGCAGTGTTTGTGGAAGTGTTCATGTAAGCATCAACAGGTTGACTGCATTTTCTGATAGAtaagaaggatttttttaaaaattaatatttaatttctctctttcctcttaCCTTTGTAACTGGATCAAAGGCAtgtgttccctgggagggtgtgAGGGTCATATTTAAGACACTTTTTGGCATCTGGCTGGTGACCATCACCCCCTCTACAGTCTTGCCCATGGTCTGCTTTGGCCCCACTGTGATCTCAAAGcgtcccagggagctgctgtcacGAAAACTGATGTTGTGCTTGACATAGACAGGAATTGCCACAAGgctaaaataaacacaaacagaaaGTCCTTGTCAATCTCTTGTCTTCAGATTTGCttaaaagagaaggaaatccTGCACTTGTTTGTTTGAGCTAGGAGCAAAGTCAGGATTCCATTCTCATGTCTTAATTGCACTTTTTGTAATCAAGCTTGCTGTGTCCTATTTTATCAGAAAAGGGAACTACAGCCAATAAAACAGGAAGCTTGATcaaaaaaaatggttttgcatGTCACAGCCAGGTTGACAAGCAGTTCCTGGCAGTGCAACACCGCTTGAATGTCATGTTTGTGCTTCTGGTTGCATTTGCCACTCCTTTTCACCTACTAGATATAAATCTGACAAAAGTTTAGCAAAATTCTTTAGCAACTGTAACTCCAAATAGTACTTGGCAAGCTGCTTCTAGAAAAGAGTGTAAACCTGGACAAAAACTTGTGGTTCCATTAGGAGAGATGTCACAAACCTAACAGGAGCACCAAACTATCTTGTTTTATTCTAAAAAGTTCTTTTAAACATATGAAATCAACAGCTTGATTACACTGTctaattattttactttctaGTTTGTTTATCTGCTAGCAGTCTTTGAAAAATGCTGGCTGGCCAGAaagaaattacagaatcacaagGATAAAAGtgtaattttagaaaaataaaaatgcaagtcATCATGCACCTCTACTTCCCTTGGCTCAATATGCCACCTCATCTttaaaagttccttttttttatccttCTCCTAGGCAGAAGGATCCAAATTTCCTAACTCACAGCACCAGACTCATCACCTACTTCTGAGCACTGACATGGTAGGAGAGCAGGCGGAAATTGCCGTCAGGGGGAATGAAGGAGAGGATCCTCTCTGACTCCCAGCGCTTGAAACGCACACAGGGGTGAAAGCTGACGTCATCCAACAGCCGAGGGTTCTGCAACAGAAATCACAAACTTTGTGAGGGCAGCACAGCTTAAAATGACCTTAAAATGACTTAAAATGACCTCCCATCCTTAGCAATCTTCTGTCCATGAAGGGCCTAGCATTTGACACACTCTTGACCACTTGAAGTTGTCTGATGCTGTTATATCCATGCGAAGGCAGCACTCAATAACCTCTATCCTtttctgtgggatctcagcacctcaggatggaggtgcagagtggctgAGACCACCcctggggggctcgggagtcctggaatgctgccagaagtgtctggtggctggactttgatcctacacaggagacgacacctgtatgaggatgggaggatttcactgggtgaatggtgaagggataagttaattagagtgtaaaacacagagtttaagatttctgtacaggggggtctaaagaagtaagatggaagaattggggcgtgtcctgttcttcttcttcttcttcttggcctccatgttctgtggtgatggtggcactttgggattggttattactagaagtgcaccggttaataagggtagaaggtattggagaaaaattataaatattgtgtacgtaacttcgagtataaagataggtgaccgccccggggctctcagtgtgctcatggctggcttgctgtgcaaaCCTCTgttaagctgaaagaaaatcttttagataaacaataaataaacaCCGAGACTGAGAAAAGATCTAAAGTttctcctcgtcctttgaagcgccagactgtccaaggccaccctgggcctttccagacCACCTAAACAGCCAAGAAACCGACACTTTTCTAGGATATTTTTAATCCTATTTTAGAAAACTTAGTCATGTCACATAATTACATTGGTGTGTACTCATTGTTGTGGCCCTTCAGGATATTAAAGCACCACTGTATCTCAAAAACTTCCTCACAGCACCCATCACAAACAAATCATCTGAAAAAGCCTTTTTGGGCTCCAAGTTCCTGAAGTTCCTGATGATTTCCCATtgtcatttctttctcttttcatcCAGCATGCCCATGTTCTGATGTACATCATCACAAGATCTCAAtctcagcagcagggctgggaaatccCTCTCAAAACTCTTAAGTGAAGACACATCCTTGAGCTTTACCATAAAGGAGAGGGTAAGGTCTGGCATCCCAGTCAGCTTGACACAAGCATCAATCACTCCTTGGATTTCAGCAGTAATAGTGGAACCTGGAACAATAAGGAAAACACAGGTGGGTTTGTGAACCTGatcaaaaaaatctcaaagtgGAAAAACTATGagtgaaaaggaaggaaatctATTTTCTTAATGAAACCTGCTCAACATTTGTACCATTCCCAATGACTCCTCTAGAAGATTCACTCAGTAAGAACCATGGACCCCAACAATGTCCATTTTAATGGCCAATGACAACAGCTCCCAGTTCTAACAAGACTAAGACGCACAAACACTAAAGTGCTACGCACAATTTTTACTCATCTTCTATTTTCCCAATACAGAATTGCTTATGAGACCTCAAGAATGAAAACCCTGGTGCCTCTGTCAGATTTTTGACTGAATATCACACACAATTTAGCATCACTGCAGAGCAAAAATAGGAACAGAGTTTCCCACAGTTGGATGAAGGTGCACCTATTTCAAAACCTAACTGTCTGTTCAGCCACTATCAGGAATTCTTAACCAGGAGCAGGTTCCATACCTGATTTGTCAATGATTGCATCTATCTCCTCAACCACATCAAAATAGGCCTCATTGTTGGTGTATTTGACACCAGTACGTCTCCAGGGCACCACTGAGAGCTGTCCAGTGGGAAGCTGGTCACCCACATTTGTGCTTcctggaaaaagaaagggaatcaACAACCACAGAATTAGGCAATGCTGCAGAGCAAGTCCCTGGCTTTATTGAGCTTAATTGTAATTAATCCCTGAGAACCTCTGTTTCTGTGTAGGAAATTACTCTTCCATTTACTCTTCAGACTCCCAGTACTCCAAAAATTTACATCTCTCTTACACCCAGCTCTAAAATATATCACAGTAATGCATGGGAAAGTGTCTACATGTAGGGATGGGTAAACTCACATGAAACTAACTCATCCTGGAAGTCATGTCAGGTCTGTAACTGAAAATGTAATCTGACTTTTGTAGGTTAAAATACCCCAAATCAGACCAAAACCAAAGTGCAGCTGGTGCTGAAATTGGAAGGAACCTCAAAGCAAAGCACTGACACATGACTCCCTAAACACACCTGTGCTGCATGAATGACTTGGGACAACACAAATTTTCTTCTCCCATGTCCTAATTATACAGGAATATTTCCACCTGGAGCTCCCAGTTTCACTTCTTGTTTCCCTGTACCTGTGATGGTGTTGACAACTGTTCTCAGAATAGTAGGAGGTTTTATCAGTTCCTTCAGAATATTGGACTCTGTTGCCAATGGGAAGCCATTGTccagcatctcctccagcacctcaTAAACCACCACAACATTGTCCTTGATTATCACCTCTGAACAGACACCAAAATAATCCTGTGCAAAAGAAAGGATTACTCAGTGATGTCTGAAAGAGAATCTTAGTGAACATTTGTGAACACAGGAATAAATCAAGTCTCTTCTTTCAAAAAACCACTGAAACTCCCTGTATTACTACAAGCACAGCAGACACACACAACTTGAGCACACCTTGGCCACTGCTCCAGTGAGGTGGCAAATTCCCCCATCAGCTGTCCCAACTGATTcagcaatttttaaaactgaacaTGTAATTTACTTACTGTCTAATTCTATGTGAATTTCAAGCATCTTACAGGAGAGAGCAAGTGCACAAACACAAACCTGAGCTTCTAGTTACTTACAGCAATTAAATGAGATTTTGCATAAAGAATGAGTATATGTACGATGTGACAGTAGAGAAATCCTAGTTCTGCATTACAAACACTCGTTTTCAGACATACCAGATTTTAATAGACATCTAAGCCAGTGACAACACACTCATAccctcataaaaaaaaaaagaccaaaggGTCTGACACCATCCACTGCTGGCTTAAATGGCCAATCCACTTCTGAGAGTCAGAGAAACATAACTCAGAACACAGTCTGAGCTACAGGTTCTGACTGACACCTTGGAAGCAGAAGCTCCCATGACACTCGTTTGGCCAAGCACACACATTTCCTGTATGCTGGCAACATGCTGGTCACAAGACGTGTCAAAGCCAGGCAACACAGCCCTGTTGTTGGCAGCAGGAAGAACAGACAGACATCTTTGCTGTTTTCCTAAACTGATCAGAAGATGTGTCAACCACGGCACAGAGGGaatgcagctcctctggggcaACTCCTGCAATTCACTGCTTTAGGAAGCTATTAAGAAGCATTGCTAGATGTAAACGCACGGGTAGGTTGTCGCTAATTGATTAAAAGGCAAAAGCTCCTTATGAGAACAAGGCCAGCTTGGTATTAGTTCACAGTTCCCAGAGCACATAAGGCTGCAAAACAGAAATACTGATTTATGACTTATGGGCACAGGTAGATCCCGAATCCATCCCAGGCAGTAAATTCCCAACTACTCCCCAGTAATTCCTAGGCATTAAATTCCCAACTACTCCCTAGTAATTCCTAGGCAGGAAATTCACAACTACAGCAAGCCTGTCTACATCCTCACAAACGCAGAATGAAAATAACATGataagaaacaaacaaaaaaacccctaaaaggTGCAAACCAGAGGGGTTCTTTGCCGAGGCTCCCGAGGGTCCCACAGCCCTCGGCCATACCTGGAAGGTGTCCACGACTCGGTGCAGGAATTCGATGACGAAGAGCGGCGGCACCTCGCTCTGGATGACGGCCACGAAGAAGATCTTGTGCCGGTAGACGCTGAGGAGGTAATGGTGAGGCGTGGGGATCACCGGCGGCACGTTCTCCGCCTCCGAGGCCCGCTCCTGCGCCTCAAAGAAATAATCACAGACGGAGCGGCTAACCACGCTCTTCCAGTGCTTCTCCAGGAAGATGTCCCCCGAGGCGTTGATGAGGAACAGGCTGTGGATCATGGCTGCggcggggccgtgccgggccgggccgggccggagcGAAACCCCTCAGAGCGCTCCTCACacaggccccgcccccggcagcCGCCCCACCCACTCGGGGGCGGGGTCTCCGCAGCGAGCGCTGCTATTGGACGCCATAGGCCGGTGAGGCGCACGGCTCGTGACGGGGCGCAGCTCCCGCTCCGTGACAATCCCGGGGACGTCGGCGGGTACGGATCGCGCCCGGCGGAGCCCCGCGCGTCTCTGCGTCCCGTGTCTCTGTCCGGTCACCGATTCCGTGTCCCGTCCCGTTACGCATCTGACAAGGCAAGGAGCATCGCGGGGCTCTCAGGCCCGGAGCTACACAGGGCGCCCCCGCTAGGCGGCGCCTTCGCAACCCGAGGATTCCCCTCACGGAGGGCGCTGCGCGCTCCCCCCGGTTCGGCCGGGTGTTCACCTGCCCCTCATGTTCCTCATTCGGTCTCTTTACTAGAGGGGAACTGGACTGTTGTCTATGAAATGAGGAATTAACCCGGCTTTTGCAGGGAGGGACAGCTAGGGAAACGTTTCTCACTCCATTATTCTGCTGGTTCGTTCATGGAGTAACAGCCCAGAAAACATCCAGCTGGCGTGAAAGCAATTGTCATGCCAAATTTACCGAAATTCTCTAGCAAATTATTCCTTTGCATAACTAGAACTAGTGTTTCATGTTCATATAGCAGATCCCTGGACTTCTGAGTAAAATATGCCATGACAACTTTCCTACTACACTGCTGGGAATATACAAAATAGTGGAAAAGTAGTCCTTTGTATCCtattaaataaattatctgAGCACACAGCCT includes these proteins:
- the AP3M2 gene encoding AP-3 complex subunit mu-2 isoform X1, translated to MIHSLFLINASGDIFLEKHWKSVVSRSVCDYFFEAQERASEAENVPPVIPTPHHYLLSVYRHKIFFVAVIQSEVPPLFVIEFLHRVVDTFQDYFGVCSEVIIKDNVVVVYEVLEEMLDNGFPLATESNILKELIKPPTILRTVVNTITGSTNVGDQLPTGQLSVVPWRRTGVKYTNNEAYFDVVEEIDAIIDKSGSTITAEIQGVIDACVKLTGMPDLTLSFMNPRLLDDVSFHPCVRFKRWESERILSFIPPDGNFRLLSYHVSAQNLVAIPVYVKHNISFRDSSSLGRFEITVGPKQTMGKTVEGVMVTSQMPKSVLNMTLTPSQGTHAFDPVTKLLSWDVGKINPQKLPSLKGSVSLQAGTSKPDENPTINLQFKIQQLAISGLKVNRLDMYGEKYKPFKGIKYMTKAGKFQVRT
- the AP3M2 gene encoding AP-3 complex subunit mu-2 isoform X2; this encodes MIHSLFLINASGDIFLEKHWKSVVSRSVCDYFFEAQERASEAENVPPVIPTPHHYLLSVYRHKIFFVAVIQSEVPPLFVIEFLHRVVDTFQDYFGVCSEVIIKDNVVVVYEVLEEMLDNGFPLATESNILKELIKPPTILRTVVNTITGSTNVGDQLPTGQLSVVPWRRTGVKYTNNEAYFDVVEEIDAIIDKSGSTITAEIQGVIDACVKLTGMPDLTLSFMNPRLLDDVSFHPCVRFKRWESERILSFIPPDGNFRLLSYHVSAQNLVAIPVYVKHNISFRDSSSLGRFEITVGPKQTMGKTVEGVMVTSQMPKSVLNMTLTPSQGTHAFDPVTKVQHLSFTAAFSAP